CATGGCTCCACTCTACCACTTCCTAATGGAAGTCTGCGTCACAACCATTTGACAGCCGCGGCCCGCTCATGCCACCTTGGCCTAACGGATGAACGAGTTTCAAACATTAGGAAGGTTCCGAAATGCCGACGCTGCCCCAGATCGAGCCCGAGCACGCCACCGGCCAGGCCGCGGTCCTGCTCGCCGAGACGAAGAAGAACATGGGCGCGATCCCGAACATGGCGAAGACCATGGCGAGCAGCCCCGCGCTGCTGAAGGGCTTCCTCGGCCTGTCCGGCGCGCTCGCCGGCGGCGTGCTGCCCGCCGCGGTCCGCGAGCGCCTCGCGCTCGCCACCGCCGAGTACAACCAGTGCACCTACTGCTTGTCGGCGCACACGATGCTGGGCAAGAAGGTCGCCAAGCTCGACGCCGACGAGATCGAGCGCGCCCGCCACGCCGACTCGGCCGACGAGCACGTCGCCGCCCTGCTCACCCTGTCCGACACCATCGCCCGCGGCCGCGGCACGATGGACGAGACCGCACTGAAAACCGCCCGCGAAGCCGGCGTCACCAACGCCGAGATCGGCGAGGTCATCGGCAACCTCGCACTCAACATCCTCACGAACTACTTCAACATCGTCGCCGACACCGACATCGAGTTCCCCGT
The sequence above is a segment of the Amycolatopsis sp. 2-15 genome. Coding sequences within it:
- a CDS encoding carboxymuconolactone decarboxylase family protein — encoded protein: MPTLPQIEPEHATGQAAVLLAETKKNMGAIPNMAKTMASSPALLKGFLGLSGALAGGVLPAAVRERLALATAEYNQCTYCLSAHTMLGKKVAKLDADEIERARHADSADEHVAALLTLSDTIARGRGTMDETALKTAREAGVTNAEIGEVIGNLALNILTNYFNIVADTDIEFPVVRPHQH